From Apium graveolens cultivar Ventura chromosome 9, ASM990537v1, whole genome shotgun sequence, the proteins below share one genomic window:
- the LOC141685236 gene encoding uncharacterized protein LOC141685236, whose translation MEKAFTLIPVSDDSKSDCASYFLKGEASFWWGSTHALEGEGPFYYARFTELFLGFPDCLQSQLEVEFLKIKQGEKSLAEYEAKFTELARLAPGYVNTEIQKARRFQQGLNPEVRSGVVALQLKMYTSVVQAALVIESVQKLASKERSDKKRKFDSGADKADREESS comes from the coding sequence atggagaaagccttTACCCTCATTCCGGTCAGCGATGATTCTAAGTCGGATTGTGCCAGTTATTTCCTCAAGGGCgaagcaagtttttggtgggGATCTACGCATGCACTAGAAGGAGAGGGCCCTTTCTATTATGCCAGATTCACTGAGTTGTTCCTAGGATTTCCAGACTGTTTGCAGAGTCAATTGGAAGTAGAGTTTTTGAAAATAAAGCAAGGAGAGAAAAGTttggctgagtatgaggccaagtttacggaattaGCCCGACTAGCCCCTGGATATGTGAATACCGAGATTCAGAAAGCTAGAAGGTTTCAACAAGGACTGAATCCTGAagttcgtagtggagtggtggcccTGCAGCTTAAGATgtatacctctgtagttcaagCCGCCCTAGTGATTGAAAGTGTTCAGAAGTTGGCCTCGAAGGAGAGGAGTGataagaagagaaagtttgaTAGTGGTGCTGATAAGGCGGATAGAGAAGAGTCCAGTTAG
- the LOC141685237 gene encoding uncharacterized protein LOC141685237, which translates to MTKRSKAQDSDVVAGTLSLNSVPVKVLFDSKASKSFIAKKCVSNMDLVLEDIDEPLTIEVANQDKIPVSQFCPRCQLEICERFFSVDLIPINLGEFDVILEMDWFSQDKANIDCKKKKVFLYTKDNVRVTYQGQK; encoded by the coding sequence ATGACCAAGAGATCTAAGGCTCAGgattcagatgtagttgcaggtacACTTTCTCTAAATTCCGTGCCTGTTAAAGTTTTGTTTGACTCAAAAGCGTCTAAGTCTTTTATAGCTAAAAAATGTGTAAGTAATATGGATTTGGTGTTGGAAGATATAGATGAGCCCTTGACTATAGAAGTGGCCAACCAAGATAAAATTCCAGTGAGCCAATTTTGCCCTAGGTGTCAATTAGAAATCTGTGAGCGTTTCTTTTCAGTGGACCTAATACCCATTAAtctaggagaatttgatgtgattctAGAAATGGATTGGTTTTCCCAGgataaggcaaatattgattgtaagaaaaagaaagtttttTTGTATACAAAAGATAATGTTAGGGTAACATACCAAGGACAGAAGTAG